The Montipora foliosa isolate CH-2021 chromosome 1, ASM3666993v2, whole genome shotgun sequence genome has a window encoding:
- the LOC138010842 gene encoding uncharacterized protein, protein MEVFKPPGVLVLEGNLSENWRRWVQRFDLYLTASGKIEENEKLQCAILLHTIGEEALEIYNTFRFATGEDPNKIAHLKKKFEDYFNPRKNTVFERYKFWECKQQDGESIDQFITELKTRAKSCEFGAKLDSLIRDRIVFGVSDTRLKERLLRESSDLTLEKGASLCRVAEASAKQLKELRTSEKVPVHTVKSRSKPTKPAPATSKTSRQLQQFNYKNCGTKHYARSCPAFGRHCHICKGKHHYAKMPHKRILEYTL, encoded by the coding sequence ATGGAAGTTTTCAAGCCTCCAGGAGTTCTAGTGCTTGAAGGAAATCTTTCCGAGAATTGGAGGAGATGGGTCCAACGCTTTGACCTTTACTTGACGGCGTCGGGAAAGATcgaagaaaatgaaaagttgCAGTGCGCCATTCTGCTGCACACAATCGGCGAAGAAGCGCTCGAGATATACAATACGTTCCGATTCGCTACTGGTGAAGATCCTAATAAGATTGCTCACCTAAAGAAAAAGTTTGAAGATTATTTCAATCCGAGAAAGAACACTGTGTTCGAAAGATACAAGTTTTGGGAATGTAAACAACAAGACGGCGAATCTATCGATCAGTTTATCACCGAATTGAAGACTCGTGCGAAGTCATGTGAATTTGGCGCCAAGCTAGACAGCCTGATTCGAGATCGAATTGTATTTGGTGTAAGTGACACTCGTCTTAAAGAGAGATTGCTTCGTGAATCGTCTGATCTTACCCTTGAGAAAGGGGCGAGTCTTTGCAGAGTAGCAGAAGCTAGCGCCAAACAACTAAAGGAACTCCGGACATCGGAGAAGGTACCCGTTCACACGGTAAAATCAAGAAGCAAACCAACCAAACCAGCGCCCGCTACTAGCAAAACATCGCGCCAGCTGCAGCAATTTAACTACAAGAATTGTGGAACAAAGCACTACGCGCGATCGTGTCCAGCTTTTGGAAGACACTGTCACATCTGCAAAGGGAAACATCACTACGCTAAGATGCCCCACAAAAGAATTCTCGAGTACACACTGTGA
- the LOC137975788 gene encoding neurexin-4-like, whose product MTDKNGVGVTVISHDSKNRTRVKGCEPAGCYKRDIRYSGTTLSQLEMLTRVSSDCKQFIMYQCYHALLFRNKVNGAWWMSRDSKKMTHWGGASGHNKCACGMTNSCADSRFGCNCDKNDKVWREDSGLLTNKTQLPVSQLRFGDTGNKGEQGYHTLGKFKCYGIA is encoded by the coding sequence ATGACTGACAAGAATGGAGTTGGCGTGACAGTCATCAGTCACGACAGTAAGAACAGAACCCGTGTCAAGGGATGTGAACCTGCTGGTTGTTACAAACGTGACATTCGCTACTCCGGAACAACTCTGTCTCAACTGGAAATGCTCACCAGAGTCTCCTCGGACTGTAAACAGTTTATCATGTACCAGTGTTATCATGCTCTGCTTTTTCGCAACAAAGTGAATGGAGCATGGTGGATGTCACGTGACTCAAAAAAAATGACTCACTGGGGTGGAGCATCTGGTCATAACAAGTGCGCATGCGGAATGACCAACTCATGCGCAGACTCTCGCTTTGGTTGTAACTGTGATAAGAATGATAAGGTTTGGCGTGAAGACAGCGGTCTCCTCACAAACAAGACTCAGCTTCCAGTTTCGCAGCTCAGGTTTGGAGATACTGGAAACAAAGGGGAGCAAGGGTACCACACACTCGGAAAATTCAAATGCTATGGAATAGCATGA